The DNA window AATAAATGTGAGTTTAGGATATGTGTATCAATAGTTGCTAGCGAAAATGATTATGAGAATGACATGAAAGACCCCAACTATTTGGTCTATTCTGGTCATGGAGGATTGATAAAGAAGAATAAGGGAGAAGGGAAGGATCAAAAACTGAAAGGAGGCAACTTGACTTTGGCGAATagcaaaatccaaaaaaatgaagttagggTGATCCGTGGAAGAATGGAGAATGGGAAGAATGTATACATATACTATGGGTTATATGTGGTAGAAGATTGGTACAAAACTAGAGGGAAATCTGGGAACTTGATTTACAAGTTTTGCTTGAAAAGAATTCCTGGACAGCCACCTATACAAAATGCCTAATGGTGTTAATTATGGGTCATCTTAAGAAGGGTTAAAGATATACTTCGATTTTAAGGTATATGGAGTTGTTGTAATGTCATTTGGTACCTAATTAGTAAGTACTGAATGCTTAAATGTTTATTAGACCAatgtcattttcttttctttgtttggAAGGAGTTGGAACAATATATCTTACATTATTAGTTGTTCATTTGAATTTATCTATTTGTCATGATCCAGCATGTTTTATCTtgtgttttattattatcttatttatgtGAGTTggaattacatatttattattattattattattattaaaacaaacatatttaaatatattgactAAACAAATATCCcaaattcaaaaattcaatttttaataaaaactttattgAAAGGGGACCATAGTTCTTGGGGAGCTAGCTTactaaataaaaagaaaatcaatcTAAAAAATCAAGGTTAAAACTGAAGgaatatgattaatatattttgtaatatcaaaatatacttctaaaaaatcatttctaaaacCCAAAAACAAATTAAGCCACTAGTTAGAGACATAAATAACATACTAAATTTTCATAGTAAATTTTGAGTCCCCAAAATAACTATTTTGGCTATTCAAataatgaaattcaaacaaggtataataactttattataGTTGGAAATAAATcttgaaaacaaatttagtAAATCTGGGACACATTAATAGGCCatatttattttccaaaaaagaaaaattaaatttagtagATCTCCTACTCATTAATAGGTTACCTTTAACggaaatagaaaacaaaatttaataaaatatctatataGGGACCTTAATGTAATAGGactttttttgaaattgattatGTGAAtggtcaaaatatatattttggggCTCAAATTTAAGTTACTTGATTAATTTGGGGTTCAAATTTCTAATTCTAcagttttaaattttcaaatttggacAAATTGAGCCTCTAACGGACGTAAATATCCGTCAAACTATTTCCACGTGGCTtgtgttttaaaattcataatgcCATCTAATATTTCTTTTCCCGCgccatttatatatttttaattttaaaaaaattactttatgaTTTTCCTCAAAATCTAGAATCATTTTTCAcattatatcaattttaatatatatatataattcgaaTTGTTTAATATGaaacaaattttcttttgaccCGATAGTTAATTAGGATGAAAGGCAACACTCAATATTgagtcttttaatttttatcttctaTAGTTGATTAgaaatctttatatattttaactttttagttacattttatttatttgtataaattcataatcttataattataatcatatacataatataaattccCAATACATAGCAGCttctttatttaatcttatctttataattttatattttacactCTAACCGATTTCTATTACCGAGTTATGGGTCTTCTACTAATGGGTCTTCTATTTAGGTTTGTGGGTCTCGGGgtccaataaatataaaatacaattgtgtaattgtttttataacgTAGTTAATGTTTGTAGGTCTGAtccattttgtcaaattttcaattttgcAGGTCATTTGATTGAAACTTGTCTACGtcgtcaaaataaaaatttaacaacaCACTATgctatgaatataataaaattttaattcctcTTTGAAATATTTTCTCATGTTCACTGcattagttttaattaatgaaaataattattattatctttaaagtaatatactattaaataattattattatttttgatttagtcTTAGGTATAAACTAGATATTTTACACTAAATATGGACAAAATATTAAAGATGTGGAGACCATTCTAACGGGTACGTGAGACATGGTGACGGTAACTAAGCATCGAATCTCTAAAGAATCATTTTTTTGAATGCGTTAGAAATCTACATGCCaaagtatttatttttccaattttgtgGGAAAAATTAGGTAACGAATGTTGGTTACAAACTAGGTTTTAATCAAGGTCTAATTCTACTATTTCACCTACCTATTGTATGATGATCTTAAAATCGTGATAAGTAGTCGGTCTGATtagaaaatacatataaaatccagtcatttatatttttgaaaaacgatcatttatattaaaaatgaaaaaaaaattgtttaagcatAAAGACAAATCATgacatgaaaaacaaaataaaaataagaaaaaacggtactcaataagttatcgagctcgtaaatcctcgagaagaacgattaactccccgACAGACTCTACTGACTTTCATACTTTCATGAACGAATCTCAGAAAACGTcattataatagtattatgaatgatatgcaTCAGACGACTacaatcattgaaagttcgacgatttctcttcaaccagatagtccaccaaaaaataattgggatggtaacccaaatatgtaggtcttTCATATCATTCGCATCAATCTAAATTTCTCAACAACTACCtaaagactcgggcatcacccaattaatccaaataatattccacaaaaaacttcaaatactagtcacccctCGACAATGCAAGAGTAAGTGAGTTACTGATTCAACCTCTTTGTGACACATacaaataatcataatataaaaaaatttcatgcacatatcatccgttATAATTCTAACATGAATAATGTTTCATTCAAAGAATGAGATCTTtgataaaaactttaaatactagtcacctctcgacaatgcaaaagtaagtgagtttcCGATTCAACCTTTTTGTGACACATacaaataatcataatataacattttttcatgcacatatcattcGTTATAATTCTAACATGAATAATacttcatccaaagaacgagatctttgatggaatcTTACTCCCAAAGTATTTCCCAACAAAGATTATATGGAATAATCTTAGACACAACTTGTAACAATGCCACACATGGAAACTATCAATATCTTGCCAACGCATAATGTCTTCCTTGGACAGTGACAATTGTTTGTGTACTACCAAatataaaactctattatgagacgaaatcttcataatgtttaatctccttctatatctaatttggCTAGCGAAACCACTTGACCGAGaatcaaacatgtcattaactGTGACATTTTTACATATAGAAGGAAGAAATCTTAGGATACatcgtagctagacttttgacactacaccaaatgttGTCCCAAAATTTAATCGAAGAACCATCCCTCGCAATGAATCTAGACTGCTCACTACAACTTTCCACGTAGAATAAATGTTACTCCAAATGCTACACCCAACTAGATAATTAGACCTTTTGGTGAACTAACTAGACTAATCATTACCATACTTACATTTAATTATCGATGCCTAAAGACTATTTGGTTACATTGCAAATCTATTACACATTTTTGATAGACTAggcttattaaaagaaataagatctcgaatatctagACATCCTTGATCTATAAAACATTTAACCTTATCTCAACTAACTGGATGACAAAACAATGAGTTAGAAGATCTCCATagaaatttatacattattctatttattttcacTGCCACACTCTTAGGGAGAATTAATAACAACATCATATATGTGGGCATATATGACAACACACTATTAATGAGGATTAACCGACCCCCTTTcgggattttttttattttttcatctagACAGTTTGTATtctattttagtgataatcagGTCCCGAGACACCTTGGATCGTAATTTAGAACATAATGACATACCAAGATATGCTGACGGAAGATCACAAATTATGAACTCCAACACATTTGTCAACCTCATCCTTCTTCTATTCGaaacataatttgaaaaaaagatgtctgacttattaagattaactcaaAGATCAGAACATGCATCGAATAACCATAAAAATATCTCGAAGGTGTTTAAAATTCCTATAGGTAGCATGAACCATGCagagcatgtcatcaacatagagcaaaTTTTATATGGTAAAACGTAATCTTCttgacccacaactcactcCAGTGATGAGTCTTGAGCTTTCTATGAAAGCCATCATTTTTAGAGAGCTTCCATAACAACGACGAACAAAAAAAAGAGTGGATCACCCTATCTGATCCCTTTAGAACTCTCAAAAAGTTCATGAGAACTCTTATTAACAATGACAGAAAACGTAACTGTCAAAAGACAAAATCTAATTCAATCAATCCATTTTCACACTCATTCTCATTTTATCcattacatcaaataaaaacatcCAATTGACATGATCATAAGCTTTTTCAATGTTTAGCTGAGTCAATGTACTCATTGACTATTAATACGGTATCATAGATTTGACAACATTTGATGAATGTCATCTGATTATTAGATATGACAGTCTTTAACACTGTCTTTAATCTATTGGTCAAACATTTTGCGATTATTATCCTTATAGTTTTTCTTACcttattttttctcattctcTACAActattcttcttcattttcttcttataatatatatatatataatacaaaataaaaagtgaatgataatttaagttaaaataatttacacgGTCTATCCGTAAATCTaagttttttaaacttttttttataaggatGTCGGTTaagtaaaaaaggaaaaaaaataag is part of the Impatiens glandulifera chromosome 1, dImpGla2.1, whole genome shotgun sequence genome and encodes:
- the LOC124921698 gene encoding YDG domain-containing protein At5g47150-like, translated to MIRIHKIIYDNLLNEDKGTNTRDKTRPCTRAANIVKEKFFKCLPIVGAIPGVEIGDKFNNRTELSLIGLHLPKQPGIASNSTTNNKCEFRICVSIVASENDYENDMKDPNYLVYSGHGGLIKKNKGEGKDQKLKGGNLTLANSKIQKNEVRVIRGRMENGKNVYIYYGLYVVEDWYKTRGKSGNLIYKFCLKRIPGQPPIQNA